The Henckelia pumila isolate YLH828 chromosome 2, ASM3356847v2, whole genome shotgun sequence genome includes a window with the following:
- the LOC140885463 gene encoding serine carboxypeptidase-like 18 isoform X2 yields MCSYFTISLSPKGTRKRTLLCFGSLADPVALGFLLLFMKSIASIIFIDAPVGTGFSYANTSRGYYASDTKSSSDNYMFLRKWLLNHPSFLKNRLYVAGDSYGGKIVPMVAFEIAEGNEAGLQPRMNLQGYFIGNSMTDVNKDSSETVDYAHRMALISDEYYELAKSSCNGEYVNPDPDNIQCTYALRLIKDCTKNLFTDHILEPNCKFSSHRPDDTNWGLPTIEDIPYKFLFLSKEEEPGCRYKNYWPSYIWARDESVQEALHIRKGTTEEWMRCNRSLSYEYDVESVMKYHKLLNEKGYQILAYSGDHDFLVPYLRTLKWIHSLNLTIHEEWRPWTVDGQVAGYTEEHRKGEAFITFATVKGAGHTAPEYKRKECFAMVSRWLSTFSL; encoded by the exons ATGTGCAGCTATTTTACTATTTCGTTGAGTCCGAAAGGGACCCGGAAAAGGACCCTCTTGTGTTTTGGATCACTGGCGGACCCGGTTGCTCTGGGTTTTCTGCTCTTGTTTATGAAATCG ATTGCGAGCATTATATTCATAGACGCCCCTGTCGGAACTGGATTTTCTTATGCGAATACATCTAGAGGTTACTATGCCTCTGATACAAAATCATCCTCCGATAATTACATGTTTTTGAGGAAG TGGTTGTTAAATCATccttcatttttaaaaaatcgccTGTATGTTGCTGGTGACTCTTATGGAGGTAAAATTGTGCCCATGGTTGCTTTTGAAATAGCAGAAG GGAATGAAGCTGGGCTTCAGCCACGGATGAACCTCCAA GGATACTTTATTGGAAACTCAATGACAGATGTAAACAAAGATTCTAGTGAAACAGTTGATTATGCTCACCGAATGGCACTCATATCAGATGAATACTATGAG TTAGCAAAGAGTAGCTGCAATGGCGAATACGTAAATCCAGATCCAGATAATATACAATGCACTTATGCTCTTCGACTCATCAAAGAC TGTACAAAAAATCTCTTCACGGACCACATTTTGGAACCGAATTGTAAATTCAGTTCTCATAGACCTGATGATACTAATTGGGGGCTACCAACTATAGAAGACATTCCCTATAAATTCCTCTTTTTATCCAAAGAAGAGGAGCCAGGGTGTCGT tacaaaaattattgGCCCTCTTACATATGGGCGAGAGACGAATCTGTACAAGAAGCGCTTCACATCAGAAAG GGAACAACAGAAGAATGGATGAGATGTAATAGAAGCTTATCCTATGAATATGATGTTGAAAGCGTCATGAAGTATCATAAACTTCTCAATGAGAAAGGCTATCAAATTTTGGCATACAG TGGCGATCATGACTTTTTGGTTCCATACTTGAGAACTTTAAAATGGATACACAGTCTCAATCTTACCATCCACGAAGAATGGAGGCCTTGGACCGTTGATGGCCAAGTTGCGGG ATACACAGAGGAACACAGGAAGGGTGAAGCCTTTATCACATTTGCTACTGTAAAG GGTGCAGGTCATACAGCTCCAGAATACAAGCGTAAAGAATGTTTTGCCATGGTATCTAGATGGCTATCCACGTTCTCATTGTAG
- the LOC140885463 gene encoding serine carboxypeptidase-like 1 isoform X1, with translation MAQKLKISAIKTKLLLLHLMSAAAASPFHVVKTLPGYQDNLPFKLETGYIGVGEDEDVQLFYYFVESERDPEKDPLVFWITGGPGCSGFSALVYEIGPLNFDLSSFDGSLPSFILNSYSWTKIASIIFIDAPVGTGFSYANTSRGYYASDTKSSSDNYMFLRKWLLNHPSFLKNRLYVAGDSYGGKIVPMVAFEIAEGNEAGLQPRMNLQGYFIGNSMTDVNKDSSETVDYAHRMALISDEYYELAKSSCNGEYVNPDPDNIQCTYALRLIKDCTKNLFTDHILEPNCKFSSHRPDDTNWGLPTIEDIPYKFLFLSKEEEPGCRYKNYWPSYIWARDESVQEALHIRKGTTEEWMRCNRSLSYEYDVESVMKYHKLLNEKGYQILAYSGDHDFLVPYLRTLKWIHSLNLTIHEEWRPWTVDGQVAGYTEEHRKGEAFITFATVKGAGHTAPEYKRKECFAMVSRWLSTFSL, from the exons ATGGCGCAAAAGCTCAAAATTTCCGCCATTAAAACAAAATTGCTGCTCCTTCACCTCATGTCCGCCGCCGCAGCTTCACCGTTCCACGTGGTGAAGACTCTGCCGGGTTACCAAGATAATCTGCCTTTCAAACTCGAAACCGG GTATATAGGGGTGGGAGAAGACGAAGATGTGCAGCTATTTTACTATTTCGTTGAGTCCGAAAGGGACCCGGAAAAGGACCCTCTTGTGTTTTGGATCACTGGCGGACCCGGTTGCTCTGGGTTTTCTGCTCTTGTTTATGAAATCG GTCCATTGAATTTTGATCTTTCAAGCTTTGATGGAAGCCTTCCATCTTTCATCTTAAATTCATATTCATGGACAAAG ATTGCGAGCATTATATTCATAGACGCCCCTGTCGGAACTGGATTTTCTTATGCGAATACATCTAGAGGTTACTATGCCTCTGATACAAAATCATCCTCCGATAATTACATGTTTTTGAGGAAG TGGTTGTTAAATCATccttcatttttaaaaaatcgccTGTATGTTGCTGGTGACTCTTATGGAGGTAAAATTGTGCCCATGGTTGCTTTTGAAATAGCAGAAG GGAATGAAGCTGGGCTTCAGCCACGGATGAACCTCCAA GGATACTTTATTGGAAACTCAATGACAGATGTAAACAAAGATTCTAGTGAAACAGTTGATTATGCTCACCGAATGGCACTCATATCAGATGAATACTATGAG TTAGCAAAGAGTAGCTGCAATGGCGAATACGTAAATCCAGATCCAGATAATATACAATGCACTTATGCTCTTCGACTCATCAAAGAC TGTACAAAAAATCTCTTCACGGACCACATTTTGGAACCGAATTGTAAATTCAGTTCTCATAGACCTGATGATACTAATTGGGGGCTACCAACTATAGAAGACATTCCCTATAAATTCCTCTTTTTATCCAAAGAAGAGGAGCCAGGGTGTCGT tacaaaaattattgGCCCTCTTACATATGGGCGAGAGACGAATCTGTACAAGAAGCGCTTCACATCAGAAAG GGAACAACAGAAGAATGGATGAGATGTAATAGAAGCTTATCCTATGAATATGATGTTGAAAGCGTCATGAAGTATCATAAACTTCTCAATGAGAAAGGCTATCAAATTTTGGCATACAG TGGCGATCATGACTTTTTGGTTCCATACTTGAGAACTTTAAAATGGATACACAGTCTCAATCTTACCATCCACGAAGAATGGAGGCCTTGGACCGTTGATGGCCAAGTTGCGGG ATACACAGAGGAACACAGGAAGGGTGAAGCCTTTATCACATTTGCTACTGTAAAG GGTGCAGGTCATACAGCTCCAGAATACAAGCGTAAAGAATGTTTTGCCATGGTATCTAGATGGCTATCCACGTTCTCATTGTAG
- the LOC140884080 gene encoding protein SRG1-like, giving the protein MEKLNYHESKFTDQNGLQRSILVPVVQDLARLNTLPQQFIQRRATAASTFTPAVIDMAGLRDGPGSSSRAAELQKLGREARDWGLFLIANHGLVLSDVEQSVRGFFQLPFEEKKRSVGTYMSVDNLGYGRSFVKSEDQVLDWIDRLAMKVAPKAATDGLAVWPIKPPNFRRAMEKYADGARKTLDELLQALAEASSVDKRAFSQYFDQESSEINVRINYYPPSPDPTSTLGITAHSDASALTLLTQFESSNGLQIFKDDQWFTVHWPCNTLLVTIGDLMEIMSNGIFKSPWHRAASQSQLDRFSVALFYNPPAGVEIGPVQDGMYKKVVVSEYIENLYKVSPAPCKQAIMFAKENE; this is encoded by the coding sequence ATGGAGAAGCTCAACTACCATGAGTCAAAATTCACCGACCAAAACGGGCTTCAACGGTCCATTTTGGTACCCGTTGTTCAGGATCTGGCCCGTTTAAATACCCTTCCCCAACAATTCATTCAACGCCGCGCCACCGCGGCCAGTACTTTCACTCCCGCGGTGATAGACATGGCCGGGCTCCGGGACGGGCCCGGTTCCTCTTCTCGAGCTGCTGAGCTTCAAAAACTTGGGCGAGAAGCCCGAGATTGGGGCTTGTTTTTGATAGCAAATCACGGGCTGGTCTTGAGCGACGTGGAACAGTCGGTTAGGGGTTTTTTCCAGCTGCCGTTTGAGGAGAAGAAGCGTAGTGTGGGGACGTACATGAGTGTCGATAACTTGGGATACGGCCGGAGTTTCGTGAAATCGGAGGATCAGGTTTTGGATTGGATCGATCGGTTGGCCATGAAAGTCGCTCCCAAAGCCGCCACCGATGGGTTGGCCGTCTGGCCTATCAAACCGCCGAATTTCAGGCGGGCCATGGAGAAATACGCCGACGGTGCTCGAAAAACACTCGACGAGCTGCTGCAAGCGCTGGCCGAAGCATCATCGGTCGATAAACGAGCATTTTCCCAATACTTCGATCAAGAATCAAGTGAAATCAATGTTAGAATCAACTACTATCCACCGAGCCCGGATCCTACCTCAACATTGGGCATAACTGCGCACAGCGATGCGAGTGCTCTAACTCTTCTGACCCAATTCGAATCCTCAAATGGTCTCCAAATTTTCAAAGATGATCAATGGTTTACGGTGCACTGGCCGTGCAACACTTTGCTTGTAACTATTGGAGATCTAATGGAAATAATGAGCAATGGCATTTTCAAAAGCCCGTGGCATCGGGCCGCCTCGCAGTCGCAGCTGGACCGGTTTTCGGTGGCGTTGTTTTATAACCCACCGGCCGGAGTCGAGATCGGGCCTGTACAAGATGGGATGTACAAGAAAGTTGTGGTGAGTGAGTATATAGAAAATTTATATAAAGTTAGTCCCGCGCCTTGTAAACAAGCCATTATGTTCGCTAAAGAAAATGAATAA
- the LOC140880178 gene encoding telomere repeat-binding factor 1: MGAPKQKWTPEEEAALKAGVLKHGPGKWRTILKDPQFSGVLCLRSNVDLKDKWRNISVMANGWGSRERARLALKRIQPAPKRGESSVALSIISQSDEEMPHPSPLAVSGASSPADGPKRAIMRLDNLIIEAINKLKEPGGSNKTTIAAYIEDQYWAPPNFKRILSAKLRHLATNGKLIKMKRKYRIAVTSKLSERRKNPSVSLHEGKQKISRRIDSNDVSEKSQVDLELAKMKRMTPEEAAAAAAKAVAEAEAAMAEAEIAAQEAEAAEADAEAAQAFADAALKMLKERNTPQMNVQMIRA, translated from the exons ATGGGAGCGCCAAAGCAAAAGTGGACTCCTGAAGAAGAAGCAGCTCTTAAAGCTGGGGTCCTTAAGCATGGGCCTGGGAAATGGCGGACGATCCTCAAGGATCCACAATTTAGTGGAGTTTTGTGTCTGCGATCCAACGTTGATCTCAAG GACAAATGGCGGAATATTAGTGTTATGGCGAATGGATGGGGTTCCAGGGAGAGGGCTAGGTTAGCATTAAAGAGGATACAACCAGCCCCTAAACGTGGAGAGAGCTCAGTGGCTCTTTCGATCATTAGTCAAAGTGATGAGGAAATGCCTCACCCAAGCCCTCTTGCTGTTTCTGGTGCTTCGTCACCAGCTGATGGTCCAAAGAGAGCTATAATGAG GCTGGACAATCTCATCATTGAGGCCATAAACAAATTAAAGGAGCCTGGGGGTTCTAACAAGACAACCATAGCTGCATACATAGAG GATCAATACTGGGCACCTCCAAACTTCAAGAGGATATTGTCAGCAAAACTGAGGCATTTGGCTACAAATGGAAAACTTATTAAG ATGAAACGCAAGTACAGAATAGCTGTGACATCCAAATTATCTGAAAGGAGAAAGAATCCATCTGTCTCCCTTCATGAAGGAAAACAAAAGATATCTCGAAGAATTGACAGCAATGATGTAAGTGAAAAATCTCAGGTTGATTTAGAGTTAGCCAAGATGAAGCGCATGACTCCAGAAGAAGCTGCAGCAGCTGCAGCTAAGGCTGTTGCTGAAGCAGAAGCTGCAATGGCTGAAGCTGAAATTGCTGCACAAGAGGCTGAGGCAGCCGAAGCGGATGCTGAAGCAGCTCAGGCTTTTGCAGATGCGGCACTGAAGATGCTGAAAGAGAGAAACACCCCTCAAatg AATGTACAGATGATTCGTGCTTAA
- the LOC140883494 gene encoding endo-1,4-beta-xylanase 5-like produces the protein MKWYETEHFPGQPDYSIPDSMLQLVSSHGVKLRGHNVFWEESERQPWWVKRLPLADLPVAADRRLRSVMRHYKGSVIHWDVLNENLHHSFFESRLGRDTPAVFYETAREIDPDTPLFLNEFNTLEQPEDEKSTPAMYLAKIKQIRREGYHGPLSIGLESHFSTPSLAYVRSSIDVLAASNLPVWITELDVSKRPNQELYLKQLLKELKSHPGVRGIIMWASWKPNGTCYEMCLTDDNFKNLKTGDVVDEVIREWRHHGLVGTTDSDGYFNVSLFHGDYEANIGHKRMGNITISRSFQVLPANKTEEMELRIFI, from the exons ATGAAATGGTACGAAACCGAGCATTTCCCAGGCCAACCCGACTACTCCATCCCCGACTCCATGCTCCAACTCGTCTCCAGCCACGGCGTCAAACTCCGCGGCCACAACGTCTTCTGGGAGGAAAGCGAACGCCAGCCGTGGTGGGTCAAGCGCCTCCCGCTCGCCGACCTCCCCGTCGCCGCCGACAGGCGGCTGAGGTCGGTGATGAGACATTACAAAGGGAGCGTGATACATTGGGATGTTTTGAACGAGAATCTGCATCACTCGTTCTTCGAGAGCCGGCTGGGGAGAGATACGCCGGCGGTTTTCTACGAGACGGCGCGTGAGATCGACCCCGATACGCCGCTGTTCTTGAACGAGTTCAACACGCTGGAGCAGCCGGAGGACGAGAAGTCGACTCCGGCGATGTATTTGGCGAAGATCAAGCAGATTAGGCGTGAAGGGTATCATGGACCTCTGTCGATCGGGTTGGAGTCTCACTTCAGCACTCCGAGTTTGGCCTATGTGAGGTCTTCCATCGATGTTCTTGCGGCCTCGAATTTGCCTGTTTGGATCACTGAACTTGATGTTTCAAAAAGACCTAATCAA GAATTGTATCTGAAGCAACTTTTGAAGGAGCTAAAATCCCATCCAGGAGTCCGGGGGATTATCATGTGGGCATCATGGAAGCCAAACGGGACGTGCTACGAAATGTGTCTCACGGACGACAATTTCAAGAACCTGAAAACGGGGGACGTGGTGGACGAGGTGATCCGGGAATGGAGGCACCACGGCTTGGTCGGAACCACAGATTCCGACGGCTACTTCAACGTTTCGCTATTTCATGGAGATTACGAGGCGAATATAGGGCACAAGAGGATGGGGAATATCACCATATCACGGAGTTTTCAAGTCCTGCCCGCTAATAAAACCGAGGAAATGGAACTCAGGATATTTATATGA